TTACATTTATTTTTTCAAAAAATTCTTTATTTGCTGTTGAATAAGATCCTGAAATTGATTCTTTCCATAAGAAGTCATTTTTTGAGTATATTTGCTCTACAAATTTCATATATTCTTTATTTTTATCATATCCATTACTGATAATAAGACGATATATTTTATTATCCTTTTCATCTTCAAACATTATTTTCACCTTTTAAATGACTTATGAATGTTATAATATTTATACTTGAATAACAATAATTTATACTGTTATATAGTATAGAGATGAAAGGTATTTTTTTATGAAAGCAGCAGTTATAGGTTTAGGTGTAGAAGGAAAAAAAGCAGTTAATTCTCTGTTAAATCATGGTTGGGAAGTTTATGCTACAGATTTAAATAGTAATGTTGATTTGTCTGATTTGGATTTACCAACGATTTCAATGAATTTAGTTAGTGGTGATGAAACAATTTCTATTGTTTCTGATAACTTAACTGTTGATTTGGGATTTTCAAATTCTCATGCAATTGATGATTGTGATGCAATAGCAATTAGTCCTAGTATGTATGGAGGTGCTTTTGCAGATAAATTACTTGAAAATGGTAGACTTTTAAGTAATGTTGTAACTAAACATAAAGATATATTTACTATTGGAATTACTGGAACTAATGGGAAAACTACATCTGTTCATATGTTAAAAAGTATTTTAGAAAATGCAGGTAAAAAAGTTTTAGTTGGTGGAAATGGTGGTGGAGGCTTTTCAGGTTATTATGATTTAATTTTAGAAGCAGCACAAGATGATTATGATATTTTACTTGTTGAAGTTTGTGATATGACACTTGATTTTTGTAATTATTGCTTTGATTTTGACATGGTGGGGTTGACTAATATTGGTAATGATCATATGAATGTTCATAAAACTGTAGCTAATTATAAAAACACTTTAGTAAGGTTTTTTGAAGATAAAACTGTTTTTACAGCTTTTAATCAAGATTTTAATGCAGATTTTAAAGAAGTAGCTAATAAATATATTCCTTTTTTTGAATATGATGGCAAGTTACAAGTTTTTGGTAAATTTAATGCATTAAATGCAGGTCTTGCTAGTGCAATAGCTACTGAATTGAAAATATCTAAAGAAATTATTTCTAAATCTTTAACTGAGTTTAAAGCAGTTGAAGGTCGAATGGATGTTTATAAAATTAATAATGCATCTATTTTTGTTGGTAAAACTGATAACTCTGATGCTTTAAATTCTGTTTTAAATGAAAATGACTTTTATGCTTTATTTATAGGAACTCCTAGGGCTAATGAGGAACATAGATTAAGTATTTTAGATGAAGCAGTTAAATATAATCCTGAAGTTATAGTATTATTCCCTGGGTTAGATGATACTATTGACATGGCATTATATAGATTAAACAGTAAGGGTTATGAAGGTAGGATTGAGGTAGCTAATTCTTTAGATGAAATAATTGCTCTTGTTGCCGAATTTTCTCATGAAGATGCTATTTTCATTGGTGGTAATGGTCAGGAAGCTATTATTGGAATTCAAGAAAGGATAAGGTTGTTATCTGAAAATCTTTAGTTTGTATCCATTAGAATAAAAATATATAAATAGGATTTTAATTAAACATATTATTGTTATATTATTGTTATTGAAGGTGTTAAATAAATGACTTATAAATGGAGAAGTACATCTATTAAAATAATATTGGCATTATTCTTTATTTCGTTACTTCTATTTGCATTTTCCTTTGTAAATCATGCTAATTATACTGGTGAATCTATTGCAAAAGAGTATAATTTACCTATTGGTCAGTCTATGTTTGAAGGAGATTCAATTTTGGGCGAAAATGAATCCGTTCAAGTACCGTTATTAGGTAATGTGCCTTTTATTGCTCATCAAATTAGTAGTCTTGATTTAAGTGGAATTTTGTTGACTTTAACTACGGGTGTTGTTCCTTTTGATTTTACTACAGTATCTAGTGAAGGGATAGATTCCTATGGTAAGGCTCATGGTTTTGAAGGTCCTGGTTATTTAACTTATGAAGGTAATCAATTAGCTGTTAAGGCTCCACATACTTATGTGTGGGGTTATAGTGCACCATATAAGGTTTTAACTAAAACATCTGATGGGATGGATGTTGTAGAAAATGGTACAGTCATTCAGTCTATTCCTACTTCTGAAATTAAAAACACTGATTTCAAAAGTAAATATTATAATACTACCTCTATTCAAAACTGGTATAATTATGATTCAGATTCATCTAATTTTACATTAGAACGTGGAATTGTTGGATTTTCTGATGGAAGGTCTAATATAAGTGCGGATGATGTGGCAACTATATTTGGTGAAAATGTTTCTGATTATGTGGCAGCATATCCTGATGGCACTCCTATTGTATTATATATGGGTAATGTTACAGAAGAAGATGGTGAAGTTTATTCTACTTCTTTAGGTTCACATCCAGAATATGGTGATAGTGTAAGGGAATATAATGCAAGATCATTTGTAGATGCATGGAATAATACAGTAATTCCTCCAAATTCTTCAGGAAATGGAAAGGCATATATTGATTTTGGTTCTGCTTCTGACAGTAATGCTCCAGGAGGTAGTGCTTCTCATGGTGTATGTCCTCCAGCTAGAGCATTAAGGTCTGCAGTTCTTTCTGATGGTTTTGATTTGCCTGTAGGTATGTGTGGGGATGAAAATGCAGTATTATTTGGATATAATCCTGCAGAGGATATTAAAGTTACAAATCCTCATGATTATCCGGTTAAATTAGTAATGTGGACAGAAGGTTCAGGTCCAAGTATGTTGATTTTTGCAAAGGTAGAACATTTTATTCCTAGTTGAATATAAGTTTCTACTTTTTATATTTACTTTTTTTAGTGTTTAGGATGACAGTTTCAGCTATTATTACTGCAGCAGGTAAAAATTCTCGTATGAGAAATGATCAAATTTCTAGAGGTATTTCTCTAAAAAATAAACTTATTCTTCCATTTCATAATAAAACTGTTATAGAAACAACAATTGATAATACATTATCATCTAATGTAGATGAGTGTATTGTGGTGTTAGGTCATTATAGTGATGAAATAAAGGAAGCTATTTTTGATAATTATAAAGATTCTGTAAAATTTATAGAAAATAATCCTATTGATGTAGGTTTATCTGTGTCTCTTTTAAATGGTTTAAAAAATATCAACTCTGATTTTGCACTTTGTGTAACTGGAGATCAGCCCACGGTATCTGGTGAAACATTTAACAAACTGATTGAAGTTTGTCAGAATTCAGACAACCCAAAAAAAACAATAGCTATTTTAAGACGTAGAAAAATAGGATTATTAGATACTGCTGAAGGATTAGGAATGCCTTTTGTATCTTTTAAAAATAATTTAATAAAATATTTAGAAAATGAAAATGATAATTTAAATCCAATTTTAAGAAAAATATTTAGTGATGGTTATACGTTTTATGGAATAAAAGAAAAAAATGAATTGGAATTAATGAATATTAATCATTATGATGATTATCTGAAATTATTAAATAGCTTTTAAATTTGAAATAACTTCATCTATTTTTTTGCTACTAATTCCAATAGTCATTTCATTATCTTTAATATCTGCTGCTTTTCTAGATCCGTCACAACCTAATGTAAAATTAATTCCACCAGTTATAAATGGATTGGCTAATGCATCACCACAAAGTGATTGTATACCTGCAAAGTTAGGTGTAACTTTCTCTCCAGATGAATAAACAATAGTCTGAGCTAATTTCATTCCTCCAACAGGTTCTGTAATTATGATGATTACGTCTGGTTTAAATATTGCTTCATCTAAAGGTGAATACACAATCCCCCAATATCTATCTTTAATTACTGAAAGTTTTTTAGTCACTGATTTTGCAGTTTTCAAATCTTTAAATCTGCCTAATTCAAAATATTTTTCTCCACTAGCTAATTTAGGAGGCATATCTCTAAGACCAATAGCTCCAGCTCCACCTAAACAAGCTTGTTGTTCAATAGTGCTGTAGAATTTTTCTCCTAATGAAGCTTTTCTAATCATTTCACAATGTCTAATTTTTTCATTTATTAAATTATAACCTTCGGGAAGGTCTTCTTTGCTAGCTAATAATTTAACAGCTACTACTTTGCAAGTTAATTTAACATGCTCTTCAATTATTTTACTGTACTCTTGATTGGTTTTTAAATTACTCATAATATCACTTGTTTAATATATTATATTTAAGGAATGGTAAATTCTTTTGTTTTATTTTTTTTATTTTTACAAAATGTTTTAAAATCACAGGCATCACAGGTTCTTTTATCTGCTTTTGCTTCCCAAGCATCTTGAATTTTACATCCTTTAATTTCTTTAATTAATGAAGATTCAATATTATTCACAACAGCATCAAATTCAGTTAAAGCATTATCAATTTCATTATTGTCAATATTGATTATTCGAATTGATCTTGCAGTTTTAAACTCTGAACTTAATTCTGGAACTTTTGAATCTTCATCCCAATTTTCAATTAATTCTATATCCTTTTTAAACTCACCTTCTTTTGGAATATCTGTTAAATTATCATGTATATCTTGTTGAATAACGATTAAATCTTCTTTTGAAGGAACTAGTTCATTTAAATAAAATATAATTCCTGCTACAATAGGTTTTGCATCAGCTTGTTGTTTTCTAAGCCAAGCATAGGTTAAAATTTGCCATTTATGACGTATCCATGTTTCATCATCTTTTCTTTGATTAGATGGTCGTCTCATTCCTTTATAATCAATAATTACTTCATATTCGTCGCTATCAATTTGACTTATATTTTTTTGAAATTCTTCATTATTTTTCAAATATTCAATAATTTTATTTCTATAATTGTCTAATGTTGTTTGATTTGTATTGTTTATTGTTTTATCTATTTTCAATGAACTTAGAACATCAATAACACCATTAATACCATAATAATTAGAACGACTAATATTTTCATCATAATTTGGCATGTTCCTAATTCCTTTAATCAATACTTCTGCAGAATCAATTAATGGGAATAAATGAGGACCCCAATAATTAATAGCACTTTGTGCTCGTGCACTAGCTAATTTTTTATGATCTCTTTCATTAATATCAATATTTTCATTATTGGGATTGTTTGTTGAGAAAAAATGTTCTTTTGGAGGATAAAGTCCTCTTACTTGTAATCTTGCGTCTATCATATTTTCAATAGGTCTAATATCTTTTTTCCAATCCCAAGGGAATGGGGTTTTTTTTAATTCCCATTGCAAATAAGCTTCCTCCATTACACCATGTATAAACTCTCCAAACCATAATTGGATAGGCATAGATGGAGGTAAAGTACCTTTATTTTGATATCTGTATTGTAAGTTACAGGTCAAAAAGGAAAGTAAATCTCCAGTTAAACTGTATTCTGGAATCATGTATGATTTTGATCTTGAAGATAATTTCATTTTTAAGTCACCTTTATTTATATTAAGTAAATTTCATCAAATCCAACTAATTTCTCATCTCTACTCCATCCCAGAGCAACATTTGGGATTTGTTTAAAATCATCTTTAACTTTATAACCTTCAATAGAAGGTAATAATCCAACAAGTAATAAAACATTTTCTGCTCTTGAAAATGCAACAAAATAAAGTCTTGTTAAGTCATCAAATGATCTGTCTTTTTCACTTCTTTCAGATTTACCAAGAGAACTAAAACATCGTATACTATCTTCAATACTTCTGTTTTTAGGTTCCATTTTTGGAAATCTTAAATTTTGTGTATTAACTTGATTCTTTTTGAATTTACTACCTACATCAACAATTACTAGAGGGAATTCTAATCCTTTTGATTGATGAATAGACATAATATTTATTCTATCATCAGGTAATGTTTCAAGGAGGTCTTCATCAATTCCAACACCACCTGTAGCTATAGGTATGAAAATATTCCAAATAGCTTCAAGAATTGACTCTTTTTCTGTTTCTACATTAGTAAATACAATATTTCCAGAATATTTATTGAAAAATCCTGTTTGTTTAATTGACCTAGTAATTGCTTCTAAATAAACAATTCCTTCAACATCATCTTGAAGAACTTCAATCCAAGTAATTAATTTATATGCTAATTCCATTAGACTTGCATTTTCAGGCCATTTTTCACGATTTTTAGGATGACGATTTTGCCAAGATATTACGAATTCACTTAATGATATAGGTTCATTAGGTTCTGGTTTATTTTTAATATAATCTCTTGCTTGAAATCTCCAACGAGTCATATTTCTATCAGCTAATTTTTGAATTTGTTTATCTGATTTTTGAATTAAACCTTGGGGATCAATACACTCTAATATTAATCCACAAAATATTGCAACTTCTTTAACTTCTTGTAAATCTCTTCCTTTTGGATTAAAAACTTCAATAGGTTTTCTAAGCTTTTTAAGATTTTTTCTTAAATAATAATTAAATGTTGGAGTACTTCCTTTCATTTCTTTAGGGGAGTATGATAAAATTGCTATGTCTGATGCAGATCCATAATTCTCATCTAATTTCAAAGTAATTTTATCTAAATTTTTATTATTTTTAATATTTTCTTTTTCATGTTTTTTAATCTCAGTTAATCCATGTTTATGTGTTATTTTAGTATAATAATCCTTGTTTATGATTCTTTTTATTTTTAAAGTTGTTTCACCATTATTTATCAGGTTATTAATTAATTTAGTTAAATCTTTAGCTAATAATTGAGAATTATTTCTAAACATTCCAAGAACTGGTATTTCATCATTATTAAAATCAGGTGCGATAATTTTAGGTTTTTCATTAACTCTAGCTTTTTGATATTCTTTATCTAATTCTACAAAATGATTACAATGGTTAATAATGCTTTCACTAGATCGATAGTTAGTTCTTAAATTAATTTCTTTGACATTGATTCTTAATTTATCATGTGCACGTTGTTTAAAGTTAGTAAATAAATCCACTGTAGCTCCTCTGAATCGATAAAGGGATTGGTCATCATCACCTACAACAGTAATACTCCCATTATTTTTTAAAGCTGATTTAGCTATTGTGAAGTAAATATCTTCTTGAATTAAGTTAGTATCCTGATATTCATCAATTAAAATAATTTTTATATTATCTAAAAAAACATCTAGTTTATGATTTTTAAGTTTGGTTAAGAATTTAAATTCAAGCATTGGGAAATCTATAATATTTCTTTTTTTCAACTCTTTTTCGTAATTTTTTATAGCATTTAAAGCTAAATTACCTCCACTTTTATTAGGAAATTTTTCATAAACTTCATCAAAATTTACTTGGTCATAATACATCCTATTTTTTAAATTTAAAAGAATTTCAGCCATTTTTGAAGGTTCTTCTAACTTTTCTTTAGTTGTAAAACTTTTGAGATATTCTCTTAAATCTTCATTTAAATAATCATTATTTTTAATAAGAACATTTGTCATAGCTGATTTACTAACAAAATCTTCAATTACTAATGGTTGATTTGTTCCAGGTTCTCTATGAACTCGTAATAAATCTTCACCAACACTATCTGTAGTTCCAATATTAATTTTGTTTAAATCTATTTTTTTTTCAATCAAATTTATTAATCTAATTTCTTCATTCATGTCTTCTTCAGTAATATTGTCGATTAGATAATTTTTAATTTGATCTCCCCAACTCAATATCCTGGAATGTAACTCATTTGCAGCTTTTCTAGTAAAAGTAGTTGCTAAAATTTCTTCAGGTGCAATATCATCAACAAAAATATATTTAAGTATTTTAAGTACAATTACAGTTGTTTTTCCAGATCCTGGGCCAGCTACTATGAAAAGAGATTCATTTGAATTAGCTAAAATAGATTTTTTTTGATCTTCATTTGAAGAAATGTCTCTTTTTAAAACATTCACGACAATATCTTCAAATTCTTCATATGTAATCATTGTTGTCCTCATTTTGTCAATTTTTTATTATTTATATACTCTAACTAATATAAAATTATTTTAGTGACCATCTGGTAAGTATAACTACATGATTAATTTAAATATTTAATTATCTATATATTAGTTATAAGAATCACTATTTTTTAAGATATTATGGCTAAATCAACAATTGACATGTTTAAAAATGATGTAAGGTATAGAGATAAAATTGCTCATGTAGAAACTATACCTGCTAGAAAAGCAAGTTATAAAAAATTGGATAAATTAAATCCTAAAATTGTTGATTATTTAGAATCTAAAAACATTAAATTATATGAACATCAAGCAGAGACTTATGAATTTGTTCAAAATAATGAAAATGTAATTATTACCACACCAACAGCTTCTGGTAAAACTTTAGCTTTTAATTTGCCAATTATGGAAACAATGATTGAAAATGATGATGCTACTGCATTGTATATTTATCCAGCAAAAGCTTTATCTAATGATCAATTGCAGGTTTTAGAAAATCTTGAAAAATCTTTAGATATTAAAGTTAATCCCCGCACTTATGATGGAGATACTCCAAAATCTGAACGATATAATGTTCGTCAAAAATCAAGGATTGTTTTAACAAATCCTTATCAATTACACCTTATTTTATCTTGGCATCATCAGTGGAAACGTTTTTACAGTAATTTAAAATTCATTGTTATTGATGAATCTCATTATTATAAAGGTATTTTTGGTTCAAATGTAGCATATCTTATTCGTAGATTAAAAAGAATCGCTAATTTCTATGGATCAAATCCACAGTTTATTTTATCTTCAGCAACTTTAGCAAATCCATTAGAATTAGCTAATAAATTAACTGGTGAACAGTTTAAATTAGTGGATAATGACACTTCTCCTAGTGGTGAGAAAGATTTTATTTTATATAATCCTTTTAGAAATTATAGGAGAAAAAAACATAATAATTCTGAAGCTCCTTCGGTACACATGGAAACAGAAAATATTTTCCTATATTTAATGTTAAAAGATATCCAAACACTTTGTTTTACTGTTTCACGTAAAATAACAGAATTAATAGCTATGTGGGCTAAAAAAGATATGGATAATATTAAAA
This region of uncultured Methanobrevibacter sp. genomic DNA includes:
- a CDS encoding Mur ligase family protein, with product MKAAVIGLGVEGKKAVNSLLNHGWEVYATDLNSNVDLSDLDLPTISMNLVSGDETISIVSDNLTVDLGFSNSHAIDDCDAIAISPSMYGGAFADKLLENGRLLSNVVTKHKDIFTIGITGTNGKTTSVHMLKSILENAGKKVLVGGNGGGGFSGYYDLILEAAQDDYDILLVEVCDMTLDFCNYCFDFDMVGLTNIGNDHMNVHKTVANYKNTLVRFFEDKTVFTAFNQDFNADFKEVANKYIPFFEYDGKLQVFGKFNALNAGLASAIATELKISKEIISKSLTEFKAVEGRMDVYKINNASIFVGKTDNSDALNSVLNENDFYALFIGTPRANEEHRLSILDEAVKYNPEVIVLFPGLDDTIDMALYRLNSKGYEGRIEVANSLDEIIALVAEFSHEDAIFIGGNGQEAIIGIQERIRLLSENL
- a CDS encoding NTP transferase domain-containing protein, producing the protein MTVSAIITAAGKNSRMRNDQISRGISLKNKLILPFHNKTVIETTIDNTLSSNVDECIVVLGHYSDEIKEAIFDNYKDSVKFIENNPIDVGLSVSLLNGLKNINSDFALCVTGDQPTVSGETFNKLIEVCQNSDNPKKTIAILRRRKIGLLDTAEGLGMPFVSFKNNLIKYLENENDNLNPILRKIFSDGYTFYGIKEKNELELMNINHYDDYLKLLNSF
- a CDS encoding DUF169 domain-containing protein, producing the protein MSNLKTNQEYSKIIEEHVKLTCKVVAVKLLASKEDLPEGYNLINEKIRHCEMIRKASLGEKFYSTIEQQACLGGAGAIGLRDMPPKLASGEKYFELGRFKDLKTAKSVTKKLSVIKDRYWGIVYSPLDEAIFKPDVIIIITEPVGGMKLAQTIVYSSGEKVTPNFAGIQSLCGDALANPFITGGINFTLGCDGSRKAADIKDNEMTIGISSKKIDEVISNLKAI
- a CDS encoding PD-(D/E)XK nuclease family protein, whose protein sequence is MKLSSRSKSYMIPEYSLTGDLLSFLTCNLQYRYQNKGTLPPSMPIQLWFGEFIHGVMEEAYLQWELKKTPFPWDWKKDIRPIENMIDARLQVRGLYPPKEHFFSTNNPNNENIDINERDHKKLASARAQSAINYWGPHLFPLIDSAEVLIKGIRNMPNYDENISRSNYYGINGVIDVLSSLKIDKTINNTNQTTLDNYRNKIIEYLKNNEEFQKNISQIDSDEYEVIIDYKGMRRPSNQRKDDETWIRHKWQILTYAWLRKQQADAKPIVAGIIFYLNELVPSKEDLIVIQQDIHDNLTDIPKEGEFKKDIELIENWDEDSKVPELSSEFKTARSIRIINIDNNEIDNALTEFDAVVNNIESSLIKEIKGCKIQDAWEAKADKRTCDACDFKTFCKNKKNKTKEFTIP
- a CDS encoding ATP-dependent helicase — encoded protein: MITYEEFEDIVVNVLKRDISSNEDQKKSILANSNESLFIVAGPGSGKTTVIVLKILKYIFVDDIAPEEILATTFTRKAANELHSRILSWGDQIKNYLIDNITEEDMNEEIRLINLIEKKIDLNKINIGTTDSVGEDLLRVHREPGTNQPLVIEDFVSKSAMTNVLIKNNDYLNEDLREYLKSFTTKEKLEEPSKMAEILLNLKNRMYYDQVNFDEVYEKFPNKSGGNLALNAIKNYEKELKKRNIIDFPMLEFKFLTKLKNHKLDVFLDNIKIILIDEYQDTNLIQEDIYFTIAKSALKNNGSITVVGDDDQSLYRFRGATVDLFTNFKQRAHDKLRINVKEINLRTNYRSSESIINHCNHFVELDKEYQKARVNEKPKIIAPDFNNDEIPVLGMFRNNSQLLAKDLTKLINNLINNGETTLKIKRIINKDYYTKITHKHGLTEIKKHEKENIKNNKNLDKITLKLDENYGSASDIAILSYSPKEMKGSTPTFNYYLRKNLKKLRKPIEVFNPKGRDLQEVKEVAIFCGLILECIDPQGLIQKSDKQIQKLADRNMTRWRFQARDYIKNKPEPNEPISLSEFVISWQNRHPKNREKWPENASLMELAYKLITWIEVLQDDVEGIVYLEAITRSIKQTGFFNKYSGNIVFTNVETEKESILEAIWNIFIPIATGGVGIDEDLLETLPDDRINIMSIHQSKGLEFPLVIVDVGSKFKKNQVNTQNLRFPKMEPKNRSIEDSIRCFSSLGKSERSEKDRSFDDLTRLYFVAFSRAENVLLLVGLLPSIEGYKVKDDFKQIPNVALGWSRDEKLVGFDEIYLI